The following proteins are encoded in a genomic region of Methylibium petroleiphilum PM1:
- a CDS encoding protein-L-isoaspartate(D-aspartate) O-methyltransferase, with product MSAGQRPAPKFPLRLDQVKPAGRSGAAPLLRPQRPLHQAATERGRGTTPAGLGLDSHLVRERMLARLQAEGVRDARVLAAMRAVPRHSFVDTALANQAYEDTSLPIGLGQTISKPSVVARMIELMLALQPAGARPRLLEIGSGCGYQAAVLAQLARQVVSIERLRPLYDKARENLAPLNFGNLRLVYGDGRIGHAPNAPYDGIIAAAGGEDIPQPWIDQLGPGGRLVAPMLDARSGGQVLVVIDRHADGNLVRSLHEAVRFVPLKSGTD from the coding sequence ATGAGCGCCGGCCAGCGACCGGCCCCGAAGTTCCCGCTGCGGCTCGACCAGGTCAAGCCGGCAGGTCGCTCAGGCGCCGCACCCTTGCTGCGGCCCCAGCGGCCATTGCACCAGGCAGCCACGGAGCGCGGCCGCGGCACCACGCCGGCTGGTCTGGGACTCGATTCGCACCTGGTGCGCGAGCGCATGCTGGCGCGCCTTCAGGCCGAAGGTGTGCGCGACGCGCGCGTGCTCGCGGCGATGCGGGCCGTGCCGCGGCACAGCTTTGTCGATACTGCGCTGGCCAACCAGGCCTACGAGGACACCAGTCTGCCGATCGGACTCGGGCAGACGATCTCCAAGCCCTCGGTGGTGGCGCGAATGATCGAGTTGATGCTCGCCCTGCAGCCGGCCGGCGCGCGACCGAGGCTGCTCGAGATCGGCAGCGGCTGCGGCTACCAGGCGGCCGTGCTGGCGCAGTTGGCGCGCCAGGTGGTGTCGATCGAGCGGCTGCGACCGCTGTATGACAAGGCGCGGGAGAACCTCGCGCCATTGAACTTCGGGAACCTGCGGCTGGTCTATGGTGACGGCCGTATCGGCCATGCACCGAACGCGCCCTACGACGGCATCATCGCGGCGGCGGGCGGTGAAGACATCCCGCAGCCCTGGATCGACCAACTTGGCCCGGGAGGACGGCTCGTCGCGCCGATGCTCGACGCGCGCAGTGGAGGGCAGGTGCTGGTGGTGATCGACCGTCATGCCGATGGCAACCTGGTGCGCTCGCTGCATGAGGCTGTCAGATTCGTCCCCCTAAAATCCGGCACCGACTGA
- a CDS encoding LuxR C-terminal-related transcriptional regulator, with translation MAVKVLIVEDNPVARHFLARVVRESFSDVTGMAEAGDLESARRQLGIGGAPPLPAGSEPFKLVLVDLELPDGNGLELLTELAGHGATKIVTTLYSDDDHLFPALQCGADGYLLKEDRFEVLVEELQKIVRGQPPLSPAIARRLLSHFRLGDSGSMALDSAHAPGDFQPARPAAPAVYAEPDHERLTPRETEVLTYLSKGFTIKEIAGLMGIKWFTVNDHIKAIYRKLNVSSRAEAAVLASKQGLV, from the coding sequence ATGGCCGTCAAGGTACTGATCGTCGAAGACAACCCCGTCGCACGCCACTTCCTGGCGCGCGTCGTGCGCGAGAGCTTTTCCGACGTGACGGGCATGGCCGAGGCCGGGGACCTCGAATCCGCCCGCCGCCAGCTCGGCATCGGCGGTGCCCCGCCGTTGCCGGCGGGCAGCGAGCCGTTCAAGCTGGTGCTCGTCGACCTGGAGCTTCCCGACGGCAATGGCCTCGAGTTGCTCACCGAACTGGCCGGACACGGTGCGACGAAGATCGTCACCACGCTGTACTCGGACGACGACCATCTCTTCCCCGCGCTGCAGTGCGGCGCCGACGGCTACCTGCTGAAGGAAGACCGCTTCGAGGTGCTGGTCGAGGAGCTGCAGAAGATCGTTCGTGGCCAGCCGCCACTGTCGCCGGCGATCGCGCGGCGTCTGCTGTCGCACTTCCGGCTCGGTGACTCGGGCTCGATGGCGCTCGACAGCGCCCACGCGCCGGGCGACTTCCAGCCCGCCCGCCCGGCTGCCCCCGCGGTCTACGCGGAGCCGGACCACGAGCGCCTGACGCCGCGCGAGACCGAGGTGCTGACCTACCTCAGCAAAGGTTTCACGATCAAGGAGATCGCCGGTCTGATGGGCATCAAGTGGTTTACCGTCAACGACCACATCAAGGCCATCTACCGCAAGCTCAATGTCTCCAGCCGCGCCGAGGCCGCCGTGCTGGCCAGCAAGCAAGGTCTCGTGTGA
- the hemP gene encoding hemin uptake protein HemP, with protein MNIANPTLDLPSLRSGGLGPAVPCTAATAPPAPQVHSAALLQGRNVVHIEHNGALYQLRSTRLGKLILTK; from the coding sequence ATGAACATCGCCAACCCGACTCTCGACCTGCCTTCCCTGCGTTCCGGCGGCCTTGGACCCGCGGTGCCCTGTACTGCGGCGACCGCCCCGCCCGCGCCCCAGGTTCATAGCGCGGCGCTGCTCCAGGGCCGCAATGTTGTGCACATCGAGCACAACGGAGCGCTCTACCAACTGCGCAGCACGCGGCTCGGCAAGCTCATCCTCACCAAGTGA
- the surE gene encoding 5'/3'-nucleotidase SurE — MRILVANDDGYLAPGLAALVEACRGLGELDVVAPEQNSSGTSNALTLQRPLSVWTAANGYRYLNGTPSDCVHVALTGLLPQRPDLVVSGINNGANMGDDTLYSGTVAAAMEGYLFGIPSIAFSLSEKGWTHLDTAARVARRLIEQVIALPPVPGAWLLNVNIPDRPYEDLRGLRTTRLGRRHASEPVIRQSNPRGEPIYWIGAAGDAREAGAGTDFHAVAQGHVSVTPLQVDLTDHTCLPAWGSWLERAGEGGR, encoded by the coding sequence ATGCGCATCCTTGTTGCCAACGACGATGGTTATCTCGCCCCTGGACTGGCGGCGCTGGTCGAAGCGTGTCGCGGATTGGGCGAACTCGACGTGGTCGCGCCCGAGCAGAACTCGAGCGGCACCTCCAACGCGTTGACGCTGCAGCGTCCGCTATCGGTCTGGACCGCGGCCAATGGCTATCGCTACCTGAACGGCACGCCGTCGGACTGCGTGCACGTGGCGCTGACCGGGCTGCTGCCGCAGCGGCCCGACCTGGTGGTCTCGGGCATCAACAACGGCGCGAACATGGGCGACGACACGCTCTATTCCGGTACGGTGGCCGCGGCGATGGAAGGCTATCTGTTCGGCATCCCGTCGATCGCCTTCTCGCTGAGCGAGAAGGGGTGGACGCACCTCGACACGGCCGCGCGCGTGGCACGCCGTCTCATCGAGCAGGTGATCGCGCTGCCTCCGGTGCCCGGTGCCTGGCTGCTCAACGTGAACATTCCCGACCGGCCCTACGAGGACTTGCGCGGTCTGCGCACCACCCGGCTCGGCCGCCGCCACGCCAGCGAACCGGTGATCCGCCAGAGCAATCCCCGCGGCGAGCCGATCTACTGGATCGGTGCAGCCGGTGACGCTCGCGAGGCCGGTGCCGGCACCGATTTCCATGCCGTGGCTCAGGGCCACGTGTCGGTCACGCCGCTGCAGGTGGACCTGACCGATCACACCTGCCTGCCGGCTTGGGGCTCGTGGCTGGAACGCGCTGGCGAGGGCGGGCGATGA
- a CDS encoding Bax inhibitor-1/YccA family protein: MNDTLQTAYPGSAAVGGERNRVLRNTYWLLALSLVPTVLGAWVGVATGFSFFAGSPFIGFLLFMGIAFGFFFAIEKFKNSGIGVALLLGFTFFMGLMLSRLIGGVLGNYSNGATLIGMAFGGTALVFFGMATLATTIKRDLSGLGKWLMVGVIGLIVASVANIWLQMPALFLTVSVLAIVIFSAFMLYDIKRVIDGGETNYVTATLAIYLDVYNVFQSLLSLLGIFGGERE, translated from the coding sequence ATGAACGACACCCTGCAAACCGCCTACCCCGGCTCGGCCGCCGTCGGCGGCGAGCGCAATCGCGTCCTGCGCAACACGTACTGGCTGCTGGCGCTGTCGCTGGTGCCGACCGTGCTGGGTGCCTGGGTGGGGGTCGCGACCGGCTTCAGCTTCTTCGCCGGCAGCCCCTTCATCGGCTTCCTGCTGTTCATGGGCATCGCGTTCGGCTTCTTCTTCGCGATCGAGAAGTTCAAGAACTCCGGCATCGGCGTCGCGCTGTTACTGGGCTTCACCTTCTTCATGGGCCTGATGCTGTCGCGCCTGATCGGTGGCGTGCTGGGCAACTACAGCAACGGCGCCACCCTGATCGGCATGGCCTTCGGCGGCACCGCGCTGGTGTTCTTCGGCATGGCCACGCTGGCGACCACCATCAAGCGAGACCTGTCCGGGCTGGGCAAGTGGTTGATGGTGGGTGTGATCGGCCTGATCGTGGCCAGCGTCGCCAACATCTGGCTGCAGATGCCGGCGCTGTTCCTGACGGTCTCGGTGCTCGCCATCGTGATCTTCTCGGCGTTCATGCTGTACGACATCAAGCGCGTGATCGATGGCGGCGAAACGAACTACGTGACCGCGACGCTGGCCATCTACCTTGACGTCTACAACGTGTTCCAGAGCCTGCTGAGCCTGCTGGGCATCTTCGGCGGCGAACGCGAGTAA
- a CDS encoding NADPH:quinone oxidoreductase family protein yields the protein MHAWLCDNPIGPEALKWTELPTPEPQAGEVRVAVRCASLNFPDLLIVQNKYQLKPPLPFVPGAEFSGVIEAVGPGVTQLHVGMAVASFGGIGGFGSHVCVDARQVMPLPSGFAFDDAAAFLCTYGTSHHALVDRAQLKAGETVLVLGAAGGVGTAAIQIAKAVGARVIAAASSDEKCALCRTLGADASINYTSADLREQIKAATEGKGPDVVYDPVGGAMAEPVFRSIAWRGRYLVIGFAAGAIPALPLNLALLKGASLVGVFWGEFAKREPQQNARALNELASWYAQGRIKPVIEHRYALRDLPSAFELMASRQVRGKIVLSVD from the coding sequence ATGCACGCCTGGCTCTGCGACAACCCGATCGGCCCCGAGGCGCTGAAGTGGACCGAATTGCCCACGCCCGAACCGCAGGCCGGCGAAGTGCGCGTGGCGGTGCGCTGCGCCAGCCTGAACTTCCCCGACCTGCTGATCGTGCAGAACAAGTACCAGCTGAAGCCCCCGCTGCCCTTCGTGCCGGGAGCAGAGTTCTCCGGCGTGATCGAGGCAGTCGGTCCCGGCGTGACGCAGTTGCACGTCGGCATGGCCGTCGCCTCGTTCGGCGGCATCGGCGGGTTCGGCAGCCATGTGTGCGTCGACGCCCGGCAGGTGATGCCGCTGCCGTCGGGCTTCGCGTTCGACGACGCTGCCGCCTTCCTGTGCACCTACGGCACCAGCCATCACGCGCTGGTCGACCGCGCACAGTTGAAGGCCGGCGAGACCGTGCTGGTACTGGGTGCGGCGGGCGGCGTCGGCACCGCCGCGATCCAGATCGCCAAGGCGGTGGGTGCGCGCGTGATCGCCGCCGCCTCGAGCGACGAGAAGTGCGCGCTGTGCCGCACGCTCGGGGCCGACGCGTCGATCAACTACACGAGCGCCGACCTGCGCGAGCAGATCAAGGCCGCCACCGAGGGCAAGGGGCCGGATGTGGTCTACGACCCCGTCGGCGGCGCGATGGCCGAGCCGGTGTTCCGCTCGATCGCCTGGCGCGGCCGCTACCTCGTGATCGGCTTCGCCGCCGGCGCCATCCCGGCGCTGCCGCTGAACCTGGCCCTGCTCAAGGGCGCCTCGCTGGTCGGCGTGTTCTGGGGCGAGTTCGCCAAGCGAGAACCGCAGCAGAACGCGCGGGCCCTGAACGAACTGGCGAGCTGGTACGCCCAGGGCCGCATCAAGCCGGTGATCGAGCACCGCTACGCGCTGCGCGACCTGCCAAGCGCCTTCGAGCTGATGGCGTCACGGCAGGTGCGCGGCAAGATCGTGCTCAGCGTCGACTGA
- a CDS encoding phosphonate ABC transporter substrate-binding protein, with the protein MLVLVGLAGRVAAADAPSLAFGVITTTTVAETRAAWEPFFAAMRRGTGLDVHGVYHATYEEAVDAVVRNLVQLAWVSNKAALDCIERTNVEVFAQLVDSAGSLGYRSIIVTRRDSALLSIDPLLNRPRTWRFAMGEPSSTSGAVMLEYALFVPRGIKPEEHFQALRRGTHAQTLAAVLGGQVHAGTYNTEELHRLREQSPAQAMQLRILWESAMIPKDPLLWRRDLPLSVRKRIADYIFGVGRTDDEKLMLKRMFDLAGFKRSSNQQLKFVLDVDDFKQRSEVLLDARMSESAKNERLSDLRERYVRLSRAVQADADPPR; encoded by the coding sequence ATGCTCGTCCTCGTCGGCCTGGCTGGCCGGGTGGCTGCGGCCGACGCTCCGTCGCTGGCCTTCGGCGTGATCACCACCACCACCGTCGCCGAGACCCGCGCAGCCTGGGAACCCTTCTTCGCCGCCATGCGCCGCGGCACCGGACTCGACGTGCACGGCGTCTACCACGCCACCTACGAAGAAGCCGTCGACGCGGTGGTTCGCAACCTGGTGCAGCTGGCCTGGGTCTCTAACAAGGCCGCGCTCGATTGCATCGAGCGCACCAACGTGGAAGTGTTCGCTCAGCTGGTCGATTCCGCGGGCTCGCTCGGCTATCGCTCGATCATCGTCACGCGTCGCGACAGCGCACTGCTGTCGATCGACCCTCTGCTCAACCGCCCACGCACCTGGCGTTTCGCGATGGGCGAGCCCAGCTCGACCTCCGGTGCCGTGATGCTGGAGTACGCGCTGTTCGTGCCGCGCGGCATCAAGCCGGAAGAACACTTCCAGGCACTGCGCCGCGGCACCCATGCGCAGACGCTCGCGGCCGTGCTCGGCGGCCAGGTCCATGCCGGCACGTACAACACCGAGGAGTTGCATCGCCTGCGCGAGCAGTCGCCCGCTCAGGCGATGCAGCTGCGGATCCTGTGGGAGTCGGCGATGATCCCGAAGGATCCACTGCTGTGGCGCCGCGACCTGCCCCTGTCGGTGCGCAAGCGCATCGCGGACTACATCTTCGGTGTGGGTCGGACCGATGACGAGAAGCTGATGCTCAAGCGCATGTTCGACCTCGCCGGTTTCAAGCGTTCCAGCAACCAGCAGCTCAAGTTCGTGCTCGACGTCGACGACTTCAAGCAGCGCTCCGAAGTGCTGCTCGACGCCAGGATGAGCGAGTCCGCCAAGAACGAACGGCTCTCCGACCTGCGCGAGCGCTATGTGCGCCTGTCGCGCGCTGTCCAGGCCGACGCGGATCCGCCGCGATGA
- a CDS encoding peptidoglycan DD-metalloendopeptidase family protein produces the protein MFFPVPGRTLSRGLTTALLVFLLAACVQAPRRAPPVEDRSTRSPAAAVAVPAGAAVASAASAPDAGKPLPGAENAGKPGYYTVKPGDTMIRIGLETGQNWKDIARWNGMENVNAIEVGQVLRVLPPTVDPTVVAAKPVASTKVEARPLETKPGAAAASAPGGSASGGTVAAAPQAPVITQTPAASSNRDDDELNWAWPASGAVLANYDEARNKGLAIGGKAGDPVTAAADGRVVYAGSGLRGYGNLVIVKHNTTYLTAYAHNQTLLVKEDQPVKRGQKIAEMGSTDAERVQLHFEIRKLGKPVDPVKLLPPR, from the coding sequence ATGTTTTTTCCTGTCCCCGGTCGCACGCTGTCGCGCGGTCTGACGACCGCGCTGCTGGTGTTCCTGCTCGCGGCCTGCGTGCAGGCGCCACGGCGTGCACCCCCTGTCGAGGATCGCAGCACGCGCAGCCCGGCCGCAGCAGTGGCCGTTCCGGCGGGCGCGGCCGTGGCGTCGGCTGCCAGCGCGCCCGACGCCGGCAAGCCGCTGCCCGGCGCAGAGAACGCCGGCAAGCCGGGCTACTACACCGTCAAGCCGGGCGACACGATGATCCGCATCGGTCTCGAGACCGGCCAGAACTGGAAGGACATCGCTCGCTGGAACGGCATGGAGAACGTGAACGCCATCGAGGTCGGTCAGGTGCTGCGCGTGCTGCCGCCGACGGTCGACCCGACGGTGGTCGCGGCCAAGCCGGTGGCCAGCACGAAGGTTGAGGCGCGGCCGCTCGAGACCAAGCCGGGCGCCGCTGCGGCGTCGGCACCGGGAGGCAGCGCGTCGGGCGGTACCGTGGCAGCGGCCCCGCAGGCACCGGTCATCACCCAGACTCCCGCGGCCTCGTCGAACCGGGACGATGACGAACTGAACTGGGCCTGGCCGGCTTCGGGTGCCGTGCTGGCAAACTACGACGAGGCGCGCAACAAGGGGCTCGCGATCGGCGGCAAGGCCGGCGATCCGGTGACCGCGGCAGCGGACGGGCGCGTCGTGTATGCCGGGTCGGGTCTGCGCGGTTACGGCAATCTCGTGATCGTGAAGCACAACACCACCTACCTGACCGCCTACGCGCACAACCAGACGCTGCTGGTCAAGGAAGACCAGCCGGTCAAGCGGGGCCAGAAGATCGCCGAGATGGGCTCGACCGACGCCGAGCGGGTACAACTGCATTTCGAGATCCGCAAGCTGGGCAAGCCGGTCGATCCGGTCAAGCTTCTGCCACCACGCTAG
- the rlmD gene encoding 23S rRNA (uracil(1939)-C(5))-methyltransferase RlmD has product MTAGDEWLTVESLDLEAQGVAHNAEGKVVFVEGALPGEQVLVAVGRRKNNWEQGTMTALRRESSQRVTPRCEYFGLCGGCKMQHFHVGAQVAVKQRVLEDNLWHLGKVKAGQMLRPIEGPTWGYRYRARLSVRHVVKKGKVLIGFHERKSSYVADMSRCEILPPHLSAMLLPLRALIAAMDGRDRLPQIEVAIGEAPDGLVTALVLRHLEPLSADDLQRLRAFGAEHGVQWWLQPKGPDTVQRLDDGGPQLAYTLPEYGVVMPFKPTDFTQVNHAINRALVVRALRLLAVQGDERVIDWFCGLGNFTLPLATQAREVLGIEGSEALVARSRDNAALNGLSHKTRFDARNLFELLPADLVAYGSATKWLVDPPREGAFALAKAVADAVQDPGQAPGWVPPARIVYVSCNPATLARDAGLLVHQAGYRCVQAGAVNMFPHTAHVESIAVFDRNASA; this is encoded by the coding sequence ATGACAGCAGGCGATGAATGGTTGACGGTCGAGTCGCTCGACCTCGAGGCACAAGGCGTGGCGCACAACGCCGAAGGCAAGGTGGTGTTTGTCGAGGGCGCCTTGCCGGGTGAGCAGGTTCTGGTGGCCGTGGGACGGCGCAAGAACAACTGGGAGCAGGGCACGATGACGGCGCTGCGCCGCGAGAGCTCGCAACGCGTCACGCCGCGTTGCGAGTACTTCGGACTCTGCGGCGGCTGCAAGATGCAGCATTTCCATGTCGGTGCTCAGGTCGCGGTGAAGCAGCGGGTGCTGGAGGACAACCTCTGGCATCTGGGCAAGGTGAAGGCCGGCCAGATGCTGCGGCCCATCGAGGGGCCGACCTGGGGCTATCGCTACCGGGCGCGCCTGTCGGTGCGGCATGTCGTCAAGAAGGGCAAGGTCCTGATCGGCTTCCACGAGCGCAAGTCGAGCTACGTGGCGGACATGAGCCGCTGCGAGATCCTGCCGCCGCACCTGAGTGCGATGCTGCTGCCACTGCGCGCCCTGATTGCCGCCATGGACGGCCGCGACCGGCTGCCGCAGATCGAGGTGGCGATCGGCGAGGCGCCCGACGGGCTCGTGACGGCGCTGGTGCTGCGCCACCTCGAGCCCCTGAGCGCAGACGACCTGCAGAGGTTGCGGGCTTTTGGCGCCGAGCACGGCGTGCAGTGGTGGCTGCAGCCCAAGGGGCCCGACACCGTGCAGCGGCTCGACGACGGCGGACCTCAGCTCGCCTACACGTTGCCGGAATACGGCGTCGTCATGCCCTTCAAGCCGACCGATTTCACCCAGGTCAACCACGCCATCAACCGCGCGCTGGTGGTGCGGGCGCTGCGGCTGCTGGCCGTGCAGGGCGACGAGCGCGTGATCGACTGGTTCTGCGGGCTCGGCAATTTCACGCTGCCGCTGGCCACGCAGGCGCGAGAGGTGCTCGGGATCGAGGGCAGCGAAGCATTGGTGGCGCGCTCACGGGACAACGCGGCGCTCAACGGCCTGTCGCACAAGACGCGCTTCGACGCGCGCAACCTGTTCGAACTGCTGCCGGCGGATCTGGTGGCCTACGGCAGCGCGACAAAGTGGCTGGTCGACCCGCCGCGCGAGGGCGCATTCGCCCTGGCCAAGGCCGTGGCCGATGCGGTGCAGGACCCGGGGCAGGCGCCCGGCTGGGTGCCACCGGCGCGCATCGTGTACGTGAGCTGCAATCCGGCCACGCTGGCGCGCGACGCCGGCCTGCTGGTGCACCAGGCCGGCTACCGCTGCGTGCAGGCTGGCGCAGTGAACATGTTCCCGCACACCGCGCATGTGGAAAGCATTGCGGTCTTCGACCGCAATGCTTCGGCTTAG
- the rpoS gene encoding RNA polymerase sigma factor RpoS has translation MNHRKHSPPGNGHALPDARALPHGAWPVEPTHGGGDPPNGADDLPEPVQEHLPIAAGEGEVGNTLQTYLREIRRAPLFTPDEEFAMATRARAGDFAARQQMIERNLRLVVSIAKSYLSRGLPMTDLIEEGNLGLMHAIGKFEPERGFRFSTYASWWIRQSIERAIMHQARLVRLPVHVVRELNQVLKARRALEGEAAASADGRTVRVDEIAAALGRPVTEVSELLRFAEQPTSLDAPLERQAGNGAETLGDMVADEQATDPLGHTLNHELDVLLEHGLGELSEREREVLAGRYGLHDREPETLEVLAERLGLTRERIRQIQQEALLKLKRRMARNGVNRDSIF, from the coding sequence ATGAACCACAGGAAGCACTCTCCGCCCGGCAACGGACACGCGCTTCCTGATGCGAGGGCCCTGCCGCACGGGGCCTGGCCGGTCGAGCCGACGCATGGTGGTGGAGATCCGCCGAATGGTGCGGACGACCTGCCGGAGCCGGTGCAGGAGCACCTGCCGATCGCTGCCGGCGAAGGCGAGGTTGGCAACACGCTGCAGACCTATCTGCGCGAGATCCGGCGAGCGCCCCTGTTCACGCCCGACGAGGAATTCGCGATGGCCACGCGCGCCCGGGCCGGCGACTTCGCGGCGCGGCAGCAGATGATCGAGCGCAATCTGCGGCTCGTGGTCAGCATCGCCAAGAGCTACCTCAGCCGCGGCCTGCCGATGACCGACCTGATCGAGGAAGGCAACCTCGGCCTGATGCACGCGATTGGCAAGTTCGAGCCTGAACGCGGCTTTCGCTTCTCGACCTACGCCTCGTGGTGGATCCGCCAGAGCATCGAGCGCGCGATCATGCACCAGGCCCGCCTGGTGCGGCTGCCGGTGCATGTGGTGCGTGAACTCAACCAGGTGCTCAAGGCGCGCCGTGCGCTGGAGGGCGAAGCCGCAGCGAGCGCCGACGGGCGGACCGTCCGCGTCGACGAGATCGCTGCAGCGTTGGGGCGCCCGGTGACCGAGGTGTCCGAACTGCTGCGATTTGCCGAGCAGCCCACGTCGCTCGATGCGCCGCTCGAGCGCCAGGCAGGCAATGGGGCCGAGACGCTGGGCGACATGGTGGCCGACGAGCAGGCCACGGACCCGCTGGGCCACACGCTGAACCATGAACTCGACGTGCTGCTGGAGCATGGTTTGGGCGAACTGAGCGAACGCGAGCGCGAGGTGCTGGCTGGGCGCTATGGATTGCACGACAGGGAACCCGAGACGCTGGAGGTACTTGCCGAGCGGCTGGGCCTGACGCGCGAGCGTATCCGCCAGATCCAGCAGGAGGCGCTGCTCAAGCTCAAGCGCCGGATGGCACGCAACGGCGTCAACCGCGACTCGATCTTCTGA
- a CDS encoding GlcG/HbpS family heme-binding protein, which translates to MQTKSVLSLEDVKRIAAAAEAEALAHQWPVTIAIVDDGGHLLWLQRLDGAAPVSAHIAPAKAHTAALGRRESRVYEEVINQGRTSFLSAPTIAGMLEGGVPILLQGQCVGAVGVSGVKSNEDAQVAKAGIAALG; encoded by the coding sequence ATGCAGACCAAGTCCGTGCTGTCCCTCGAGGATGTCAAGCGCATCGCGGCCGCAGCCGAAGCCGAGGCACTGGCGCACCAGTGGCCGGTGACGATCGCGATCGTCGACGATGGGGGGCATCTGCTGTGGCTGCAGCGTCTGGACGGCGCGGCGCCGGTCTCGGCGCATATCGCGCCGGCGAAGGCCCATACCGCCGCGCTGGGCCGGCGAGAAAGCCGGGTGTACGAAGAGGTCATCAACCAGGGGCGCACGTCGTTCCTGAGCGCACCGACCATCGCAGGCATGCTGGAGGGGGGCGTTCCCATCCTGCTGCAGGGTCAGTGCGTCGGCGCGGTGGGCGTCAGCGGCGTGAAGTCGAACGAGGACGCACAGGTGGCCAAGGCGGGGATCGCCGCGCTGGGCTGA